Genomic DNA from Alkalihalobacterium alkalinitrilicum:
ACCGCGTGAACGTCGTGAAGAGGGTGATGATCTTGTTGTCGTTGACACGCTAGCGTACAAACGAAGTGAGATCGAACGAATTATGAAGCAAGGATTTGAGTTAGCACGAGTACGTAATAAGAAATTAATGTCTGTCGATAAAGCCAATGTATTAGAATCAAGTCGCGTCTGGCGTGAAGTAGCTATTGAAGTAGGTAAAGATTATCCAGACGTTGAACTAGAACATATGCTTGTAGATAATGCTGCGATGCAATTAATTCGCAATCCAAAACAATTTGATGTCATCGTTACAGAAAACATGTTTGGAGATATTTTAAGTGATGAAGCATCGATGCTTACAGGTTCATTAGGTATGTTACCGTCTGCAAGTATCGGAAGTGGTGGACCAGGATTATACGAACCGATCCATGGATCAGCTCCTGACATTGCAGGTCAAAATAAAGCTAATCCACTGGCAACGATTGCATCGGTTGCAATGATGCTTAAGTATTCGTTCGGAATGATTGAGGAAGCGACTGCGATTGATCAAGCGATTAGCGAGGTACTTGAAGCTGGTTTCCGTACAGGAGATATTGCGAAGCCAGGCGAGGAAACTCTTTCTACAACAGAAATGACGGCAAAGGTCATTGAACTGATTAAAGGAGAAGTAGTCGTATAACGTTGAACAACCTCTTATAGGAAAATATGAAAGTGGAGGAAGAGTAGAATGAAACCAAAAACAATTATTGAAAAGATTTGGGAAAACCATACAGTGCTTGATGAACCTGGTAAACCAAATCTACTATATATTGATTTGCACATGGTTCATGAAGTTACTTCACCGCAAGCATTTGAAGGGCTTAGAATTAACGATCGTAAAGTTCGCCGTCCGGATTTAACGTTTGCAACTATGGACCACAATGTACCAACTGTCGATCGTTT
This window encodes:
- the leuB gene encoding 3-isopropylmalate dehydrogenase, with translation MKKKITVLPGDGIGPEVIQGALQVLDAIAEKYNHEFEYIYAKIGGVAIDECDTPLPQETIDACKSSDGVLLGAVGGPKWDTLPGHMRPEKGLLGIRKALDLFANLRPVTAHDSLADSSTLKREVIDGVDLMIVRELTGGLYFGEPRERREEGDDLVVVDTLAYKRSEIERIMKQGFELARVRNKKLMSVDKANVLESSRVWREVAIEVGKDYPDVELEHMLVDNAAMQLIRNPKQFDVIVTENMFGDILSDEASMLTGSLGMLPSASIGSGGPGLYEPIHGSAPDIAGQNKANPLATIASVAMMLKYSFGMIEEATAIDQAISEVLEAGFRTGDIAKPGEETLSTTEMTAKVIELIKGEVVV